The sequence below is a genomic window from Sphingobacterium sp. ML3W.
CTAAGCTGTTCGAAGTTTTGGAATTGGTCGATAAAATTGACAATCCATATTGGAAAGAACAAAAAACAAATGAGATCAAAGACTTAATACTCGCTTGTGCTGGTATTAGAATCGAAAGTATAGCAGATTCTCCGCATTACTCCAATGGCGACGCTATAAAAGTAACAAATGAGATTATTATCAGGACAGATGCTACTCCAATACAACTTACTGCAATAAATGGACAGAACATTAGCCAGTCTTTGGAAAGTAATACCTTGATGAGTTTTCAAAGTACCTTTCCAGCGGTGTCTACCACGCAGCCCTATTGGTTAAATGCGCCTAGTAGCATCGGTCGTTTCCACTTCTCTGATTTTAACAAAACTGGAGAACCTGAAAATCCAGATTATCCATCGGTAACATTTGGTTTAATTATACATGGAAGGGCCTTTAGCTATACCAAACCGATACAATATAAATATACCGATCCTGTTAGGGGTGAAATCTATAATCCGATTGCCATTTCTCCCGCAATAACCGCATCGTTAGATCAATATGTAGTGCTAAGCCAAAACAATAAAGCACAACAAATAACGCTAACTTTTACAAATCAAAGCAATACAAAAGATAGAACGGAAACTGTCAAGCCAATTATCAATGGGAATTGGCAAATTTCACCAGGTGATCTAGAATTAAAATTTACTGAAAGCACAGCACAAATAAGTAAGGAAATCACCATACAAGCGCTGTCAAAAGAGACCCGATTAGACACTCTATCATTTATTTTTGGTAGCACTAATGAAAAGGTCAAAATCAACCGTGAGATTCATTATGAGCATATTCCAACCATTACCTGGTTTCCAGATTTAACAATAAAAGTAAGCAACCTACAATTGGATGTACCGATTAAAAAAATTGGTTACTTAGTAGGAGCTGGAGACCTTATCCCTGAATCGCTAAAGGCAATAGGGATATCGGTAGACTTATTGACCGAAGCGCAAATCCTGCATCAAAATCTATCACAATATGACGCAATCATTGTAGGAATAAGAGCTTTCAATGTATTGAAAGCTATGCAAAAGATAAGCCCCAAGATTCTTGAATATGTTAAAAATGGAGGTACGGTCTTGGAGCAGTACAATGTGAACAATAAATTGCTGTCGAATCAATTTGGTCCCTATCCGTTCAGAATCGGGAATAGTAGGGTGACGGATGAATTGGCAGAAGTACATTTTGACGAACAAAACCCTGTTTTCAATTACCCTAATAAGATTGTGAAAGCAGATTTTGATCACTGGGTACAGGAAAGAGGTTTATATTTTGCCGAAGATATCGATAGCCATTACCAAACACCGATAAAGTTACAAGACAAAGATGAACCGCTACACAAGGGATCGCTCTTGATTACTAACTATGGAAGTGGTAGATTTGTCTATACATCATTGTCATTTTTCAGACAATTGCCTGCTGGAGTTCCCGGAGCTTACAGATTATTTGTAAATTTGTTATCAAAATCAAAATAAAACATACAATACAATGGAAAATCAAGTTGAAAACAACACATGTGCACCAAGTCCAAAAGGATTAATCGTATTAATCGGTGTCATATTTGGAGCTTTAATTTCATTCACTGCAAACGAAACTTTTTTAAGTATTATAGGTGGGGCTGTAGTTGGTTTAGTTATTGCCATTCTCTTCAATAACTTCTTTTATGCTCAAAGACCAAGTGACAGATAGGAGCAATACGTTTATATCGACCAAATGGAAACGCTATTATAGCCTAGTTGCTTGTAGTCTTTTTCTGGTCATACTATTACTCTATCTATTCACGAAATATTTTTCATGAGTACGATTGATTGGATAGTTCTCATTCTGACACTTTTGACCATCGTGCTGTATGGCATGTACAAGAGTCGAGGAATCAAAAATATTGATGGGTATCTTCTTGGCAACCAATCTTTGCCCTGGTACCACGTTGGACTTTCGGTGATGGCCACTCAGGCGAGCGCCATCACCTTTCTTTCTGCTCCTGGGCTTGCATATAGTTCGGGAATGAGCTTTGTCCAATTTTACTTCGGTCTACCATTGGCCATGATTGTGCTTTGTATCACTTTCGTACCTATCTTTCATAAACTTCGCGTATTTACGGCTTACGAATTCTTAGAAAAACGCTTTGATATTCGAACCCGAGGGTTGACTGCTTTGCTATTTCTGATTCAGCGTGGTATTTCAACAGGTATCAGTATTTTTGCTCCTGCACTTATTATCGCAAGCATTTTGCACGTTAATTTATCATTAACAACAATATTGATTGGAAGTATTGTCGTGATGTATACGACATATGGTGGAACAAAAGCGGTTTCCCATACACAAATGCTTCAAATGAGCATCATATTTGGAGCGCTATTGGTGGCTGGTATACTTGTCGTAAAACTATTGCCAAGCGATATTGGTCTATTTAAAGCGCTTCATATTGCCGGAAAATCGGGTAAGACCAATGCCATAGATTTTACATTTGATCTGAATAATCAATATACTGTGTGGACAGGGATCATTGGTGGTTTTTTCTTACAACTTTCGTATTTCGGAACAGATCAAAGCCAGGTAGGTCGTTACTTAACAGGCTCATCGATAAAAGAAAGTAGAATTGGCTTATTAATGAATGGTCTGCTGAAAATACCCATGCAGTTCTGCATCTTGCTTATCGGAGTGCTTGTTTTTGTCTATTATCAATACCATACGCCTCCCATATTCTTTAACCAAGTAGAGATAGATAAGTTAAAGCAAAGTGAATACAGCAGCTCATATCGTGCTCTAGAAGAAAAACAAGTTGCAATAAGTAATGAAAAAAGGGTTACTATCGATCGTTTGACAACAGCTATTGACCGGGATGACCAGTCTGCAATAGATGAAGCAAGAACAGCACTCCAACAGTCAAATGAAAACTTTGATGATATTCGCACTGAGGTAGTCGATTTAATCAAGAAAAACAATCCTACTGCAGAGACCAACGATAATAACTATATATTCCTATCCTTTGTCACCAACACCTTCCCCAAGGGCTTAATTGGCTTGCTTATCGCAGTCATCTTTCTTGCCTCCATGGGTTCAACAGCCAGTGCAATCAATTCATTGGCGTCCACCAGTACTGTTGACATTTACAAAAGATTTATCAATAAACAATCTACAGAACATCAGGATCTCTTTTGGTCCCGTATGTTTACTTTGTTTTGGGGAGTATTCTCCATTGCTGTGGCGCTATATGCCAGCAAGCTCGGCAATCTTCTCGAAGCGGTCAATATATTGGGCTCTTTATTTTATGGTACTATACTCGGTATTTTTATTGTTGCTTTTTACATGAAAAGGGTAGGAGGAAGAGCCGTATTTTATGCGGCAATTCTATCTGAAGTCATCGTTTTTACCATTTGGAAGATGGATGTTATTGCCTTTTTATGGTTGAATGTGATTGGATGTCTCTCGGTGATGCTCTTGGCATACGTAGCCGCAACAATGGACCGTAAAAAAAGCTACCCAATCGGATAGCTTAATACTTTTGATATAAATTGTATAGGACACTTTTGTCGTATACGCTGAGTTCGGGACTTACATCATTGACGATAAACTTCCTTTTAAAAGCTACAATTGCAGCCTTCAAATTCCTCGTATCGTATCCAATAATTTTTAGAGCATCTATCGGATTGAAATTGTCTGGAGCGGATACCAGTTCACTCGGATTGTACCACAACCCAAAACCCCTATCTGCCAATCTTTTCCAAGGAAAATAAACGCTTGGATCATTTTTTCTGGCCGGAGCAATATCAGCATGGCCAATGAAATTAGAAGAGGGAATGCCATAATTTGATTTCAAAGTATCTAAAACTTGTATCAATGCTTCAATTTGGGCATCGGGAAAAGTTTCTTTCCCATTATTATCTAATTCGATTCCGATAGAAATCGAATTCATATCAGTGATACTACCCCATTTAGAAAGACCCGCATGCCATCCTCTCACATAATCATTCAGCATCTGAACAATTATACCATCGCGACTAATAACATAATGAGCGCTTACTTTTGTATGCTCAACCTGAAATGTTCTTATTGTTTGATTAAGACTATTTTGGGCCGTATGATGAATAATGACATAGTTGGGTTTACGAATATCATAATGAATGGCTGTTTCTTGTCGCACATCATTATGAAGACCAGCCTTTTCCAATGTCCATACTTTGTGTTCACCTAAACTCAGTTTAGGAATCGTATCATGTACGACTACCGTCTTGATAACCGTATCTAATTTAACGGATACAATTGGAGCCACAAGTACCTTCTTGGCCATACTTGACTTGCTCTTGCAACCGATAACGGCTACAGCAAAACAAAATATGGTCAGAAAGGCAATTTTATTTTTAAAAAGCATTATCGAGGGAGGTTAAAAACTAATCCCAACGCTAATGTTTCACTTAATTGAACTCTTGAGATAATATCCGAATCGTATATCAAAACTCCATTCAAGTTCACATTAATAGCTCTTGATACCTTAGCCGTAACCGTTACATCCAGACGATGAGATGGATCATTCAATTTCTTATAATTTGCAAATAAATTATAACGTGCTTTTACGTTCAATTTATCCGTGAAATTTTTATCCATATTTCCAGTTATCTGAAAAGCGAGGTCATTTTTGAACATCTTTCCTCCTTCAACTCCAAAGCGTTCTTGATCATTTTCAATTGGATCACGATCAGGGTATCTTTGACTGTATTGTTCAACAGTTAAGGGTTTGATACGATTATCTAAAATAAGAGTCTGTCTGGCCGTCCCCGTACCAAAACGAATAGAATAAGAATTACTTGGCTTATACTCAAAACCCAGCGATTCGGTTATATAAGCTGGCGCCATAAAAGCGTTCTCTATATAATCGATCGTATCTTTTCCATCCTTTGTCGTATACTTAAATCCATCATCAAATTGCGATTCAAATGTTAAAGAGGTATACAGGGCCCATTTAGGAGACAATTTATAAGACAGCTTATTGTCCCAAAAGATACGGTCATTATTTTTCTTCGCAATTTGACTTTTATTTTTAATCTTACCATATCTCAAATCCACTTCAGTAACAAAGTTGAAATTATCTCTGGTATAATCCGATTTATGATTTGCAATTAATCCAACTGCGGTAGAACCAACTCCTCCTCCTTTCCAGTCATCATTGAAAGCAGCTTGATTAATATTGATCCCAAATCTTGTCCAATGTTTCCAATAATCTACTTGCAATTCTAATTTAGGAACTATTGGTCTAATATTTTTTAAGGAGATATTTTCTTGTTTATTCTCCGAAATAACTGAATCAGGCTTTACTCTAAGGTCTTTCAAATTAACCTGAGCATGGACCGTGCCACACGATAAGCCAAGAATTAATAAGGCAAATAAGGATTGTAACTTCATAACAAGCGACGCTTTTTCTTTTCTTAAATTTAAGGTACTAAAATAGGATTTATTGTTGGTAATGGATCAATAAAATATCGCGCAGGATTTTTTCGATATTTTTCATAGCTGTCTTTGATGTAATTTGTCAGTTCATACTGACTGCTACTGATGATAAAAAAGTAGCTCGGTTTAAATATTCTCCTAAATTTATGGAGCTCATCACCTGTTAATCCTGTCGTACGACTGACCAATGTTTCCGAAAACTTATAATCAATGACATTGTCTTTATAATCGCTCTCGATCACTTTCTTTAATCTTTTCGCATTTTTAGCCTCTTTACTAAAAAGACTATAGATAGAATTGATACTCAATCCTGCTCCATTCTGTCCTACAGAAAATAAATCGCCAGGATCAGAAAGTCTAAAGGCTTTTTCATAATCATATTTCGCTCTTTTTAATACCTCATCAGGATCTTTTTTTGCAACCACAGAAACCTCATCTATATAAATAGATTCGCGTTTCAGATGAAATAATATGACTAAAGATTTGTCAATGAGAACCGTATCTGCAAAATATTCCTTGGCTGTAGCGATTAATATATCGCCCTTTTCAGCAGAAATAGAGAACTCCCCTTTAATATTATTAAAGACTTCTTCCTTGGTCCTCGGATTTCTAATTGTTACTTTGGAAATTCTTTGTTTTGTATTGATATCGGAAACAATACCTTCTATTTTCTTTTGTGCCAAGACCGTAGATCCTAAGGCAATCAAAAAAAACATTAATACAATATTTATCAGAGTCTTCACTCTCGTAAAACTACGTTTTAGCTTGCCAAAAGAGAAATATTTAACATCTTTTGATTATTTACTTCGAAATCACCAAAAGTTGCCCTACCGATAAATTGGTATCAATCAAGCCATTTAACTCTTTTATTTGATCCACCGAAATTCCATAAATCTTACTTAATGAGTATAATGTATCTTTCCCTTGTACTTCATGTATACGCATGGCAACGGGGCTCTTGATCTGTTCTGTTTGAGCTACGGGTACTTCAATCGTATTGTGAATGATTTCTTTCTCTACGATAACTTCCCTTTTCTCTTTCTCCACCCGTGTTTCTATTCGGTCAAATTGATAAAGCTCATACCGCTCTATCATATCGATCAACAAATCTGGATATCTAGGATTGGTGGCATATCCTGCCGCCTTAAGTCCTTTTGCCCAACCTTTGTAATCATTCTTATTGAGTAAAAATAGATCAGAATAACGTTTACGCAATAAAAATTCGGAGTGATCGCGAAAAGATTGCTCAGGACTTTCGTAAACACGAAAGCAATCATTGATATGATCATCAGGTCGTGTAATTGACTTTCCTTTCCAAACACCACCACACTTGATCCCAAAATGATTGTTAGCCTTAGTCGCCAAATAACTATTACCATTGCCCGATTCCAATAATGCTTGAGCAAGTTTGATACTGGCAGGAATACCATACCTGTTCATTTCAGAAATCGCAATTTCTTTATATTTCTCAACATAGGCATTTCCTGAAACAGCTGGTCTTAACTTACCCGGTTTATTTTTTGTCGTATTGCCACGATGTGTACTACCTTTATATACAGCGCTTTTTTTCGAGGAACACGAACTAAAAAAAACAGTAAAAGCAAGTAAGATAAAAGCAAGTTTCTTCATTTTCTATGTGGAATTACTTTAAAGCGGAGAGTCTCTTATTTTTGTTGGAAGAGTTATCGTCAAAACTATCTAAATTATACAATTCGATTGTTCTGATCACCTTTGAAGACCAATCTTTAGTTCTTGAGTATCCTGCCTTTGCTAAAGCGCCTACCCAAGCTTTGTAGTTCTGTCCCCGATTTTCCTCAAATAAGGAAGATGTGGTTTTCTTTCGTTTTACCAATGATATAAAGTCATTATAAGAATCAAGAACTGATTTATAACCTTTATATGCTGAACGAATCACTTTGCTATTATTTTTCCCTTTAATACCGAAGTGATTGTTTAAATTTTTCGCTATCTTACTATTACCATGTGCACTTTCATGCATAGCAATCGCTAAAATAACGGACGCTGGAACACCATGTTCCTGCATCATTTCTTGTGCTATGGGGCTGTATTTATCAATATAAAATTGATTGCTCTGAGCTAAAGTAGCTGTATAACTACCTAAGATCAAAATTAATACAGCAACATAGTTTTTTAATGTTTTAAAATTCATAAAGAATCATTTAGTCCACTAATCACTTTTTGCGTAATACAAAAAGTCCATCTCGAATTGGTAACAAAACCTTTTCGATGCGCTGGTCCTGAGCTAATTGTTCATTCAAATCTATGATTTGCTTTGTTTGATTGTCTGGATTTTCATCTAATACTTTGCCTTTCCACAAGACATTATCGATTAAAATCAGCCCTCCAGACGGGACTCTATCTAAGATTAATTCGTAATAGTAATGATTCCGCTTCTTATCTGCATCTATAAACACGAGGTCAAAGCTTCCTTGAATAGTTGGAATTACTTCTGCCGCATCTCCTATGTGATAGGTAATTTGTGAAGCATATTCAGACTGATCAAAGTACCCCTGCACACGTTCTTCCTGTTCGGCATTGATATCTATTGTATGTAGAACACCATTTTCCGACAAGCCTTCAGCTAAACAAAGCGTAGCATATCCAGTAAACGTACCGATTTCCAAAATAGTCTTTGGGCTGATCAATTTACTTAACATTGCAAGCACTCTACCTTGGTAATGTCCAGATAACATATGGGGCATCGTTTCCTTCAAATAAGTCTCCCTGTTTACGCTTTTAAGCAACGAATTTTCATCGTCACAAGTGTGCTCTAAGTAGGATTCTAACTGCTCATTACAAATGTCCATAACAACAAAATTACTGAACATGATTTATAAACCGAAAAAATAAAACATAACTATTTAAAAATCAGCCAACTAATATTTATGTATGTATTATGACAAAAATCAAAACTAGCTTTATGAACCAGAAAAACACTTTCATAAGATTGACTGTTTTTACAAAAGTTTAATTTTAAAAGAAAAAAAAGCCCAATCTTTTTTGAAAGATTGGGCTTTAAATTTTATCATTTATTATTGAATTACATCAAATTTGCTGTAATTAACTTTAAGAATTCTGAACGTGTTACATCATTTTGAAAAGCTCCCGTAAAAGCAGACGTTGTAGTCACCGAATTTTGTTTCTGGATACCGCGCATTGCCATACACATATGCTTACATTCAATAACTACAGCCACCCCCTTAGCACCTAGGGTTTCCTGTATACAATCGCGAATTTCATTTGTTAAACGTTCTTGAACCTGTAGTCTTCTTGCAAAAATATCCACTACACGTGGAATTTTACTCAAACCCACAATATGTCCATTAGGAATGTATGCAATATGTGCTTTTCCAAAGAAAGGTAACATGTGGTGTTCGCACATTGAATAGACCTCGATATCCTTTACTACAACCATTTGGCTATAGTCCTCTTCAAACATGGCACCTTGCAATATTTTAGCCGGATCAATATTATTACCGTGCGTTAAAAATTGTAATGCTTTTGCCACACGTTCTGGCGTTTTCAACAACCCTTCACGATTTGGATCTTCACCCAGAGATTCTAAAATATCTGTATAATGTGCTGCAATACGATCGACTTTTTCTTGATTGTATTGATCGATTTTAACGTAGCCGTCTAACTCTTCTTCTTCAAATGAGTGATTACTCATAGTTATTAAATAAATTAGTGTATAAGATTAGTCGCCAAAATATTCGACGTAATTATTTTCTGTTTCGTGAAGACGAATACAGTGCAATTGCACTTGTTCTTCCTCAAATAATGGTTTCAAAACTTCAAAGATTGCTATGGCAATGTTCTCCGTTGAAGCCATCTTATCTTTCATAAAATCGACATCAAGATTTATATTTTTATGATCAACTTTATTTACGATATGTTCCAATATAATGGTTTTCATCAATTTTAAATCAATCAAGAAACCTGTTGTTGGATTTACGTCACCTTTGACCGTTACAAACAAATCGTAATTATGACCGTGCCAGTTAACATTCGAACAGTTGCCGAAAACATTTTCGTTTT
It includes:
- a CDS encoding glucosaminidase domain-containing protein; protein product: MNFKTLKNYVAVLILILGSYTATLAQSNQFYIDKYSPIAQEMMQEHGVPASVILAIAMHESAHGNSKIAKNLNNHFGIKGKNNSKVIRSAYKGYKSVLDSYNDFISLVKRKKTTSSLFEENRGQNYKAWVGALAKAGYSRTKDWSSKVIRTIELYNLDSFDDNSSNKNKRLSALK
- a CDS encoding DUF3078 domain-containing protein, whose amino-acid sequence is MKLQSLFALLILGLSCGTVHAQVNLKDLRVKPDSVISENKQENISLKNIRPIVPKLELQVDYWKHWTRFGININQAAFNDDWKGGGVGSTAVGLIANHKSDYTRDNFNFVTEVDLRYGKIKNKSQIAKKNNDRIFWDNKLSYKLSPKWALYTSLTFESQFDDGFKYTTKDGKDTIDYIENAFMAPAYITESLGFEYKPSNSYSIRFGTGTARQTLILDNRIKPLTVEQYSQRYPDRDPIENDQERFGVEGGKMFKNDLAFQITGNMDKNFTDKLNVKARYNLFANYKKLNDPSHRLDVTVTAKVSRAINVNLNGVLIYDSDIISRVQLSETLALGLVFNLPR
- a CDS encoding glucosaminidase domain-containing protein, yielding MKKLAFILLAFTVFFSSCSSKKSAVYKGSTHRGNTTKNKPGKLRPAVSGNAYVEKYKEIAISEMNRYGIPASIKLAQALLESGNGNSYLATKANNHFGIKCGGVWKGKSITRPDDHINDCFRVYESPEQSFRDHSEFLLRKRYSDLFLLNKNDYKGWAKGLKAAGYATNPRYPDLLIDMIERYELYQFDRIETRVEKEKREVIVEKEIIHNTIEVPVAQTEQIKSPVAMRIHEVQGKDTLYSLSKIYGISVDQIKELNGLIDTNLSVGQLLVISK
- the folE gene encoding GTP cyclohydrolase I FolE, producing the protein MSNHSFEEEELDGYVKIDQYNQEKVDRIAAHYTDILESLGEDPNREGLLKTPERVAKALQFLTHGNNIDPAKILQGAMFEEDYSQMVVVKDIEVYSMCEHHMLPFFGKAHIAYIPNGHIVGLSKIPRVVDIFARRLQVQERLTNEIRDCIQETLGAKGVAVVIECKHMCMAMRGIQKQNSVTTTSAFTGAFQNDVTRSEFLKLITANLM
- a CDS encoding 6-pyruvoyl trahydropterin synthase family protein, whose protein sequence is MVYITRRERFCAAHKLYREDWSIEKNENVFGNCSNVNWHGHNYDLFVTVKGDVNPTTGFLIDLKLMKTIILEHIVNKVDHKNINLDVDFMKDKMASTENIAIAIFEVLKPLFEEEQVQLHCIRLHETENNYVEYFGD
- a CDS encoding sodium:solute symporter, yielding MSTIDWIVLILTLLTIVLYGMYKSRGIKNIDGYLLGNQSLPWYHVGLSVMATQASAITFLSAPGLAYSSGMSFVQFYFGLPLAMIVLCITFVPIFHKLRVFTAYEFLEKRFDIRTRGLTALLFLIQRGISTGISIFAPALIIASILHVNLSLTTILIGSIVVMYTTYGGTKAVSHTQMLQMSIIFGALLVAGILVVKLLPSDIGLFKALHIAGKSGKTNAIDFTFDLNNQYTVWTGIIGGFFLQLSYFGTDQSQVGRYLTGSSIKESRIGLLMNGLLKIPMQFCILLIGVLVFVYYQYHTPPIFFNQVEIDKLKQSEYSSSYRALEEKQVAISNEKRVTIDRLTTAIDRDDQSAIDEARTALQQSNENFDDIRTEVVDLIKKNNPTAETNDNNYIFLSFVTNTFPKGLIGLLIAVIFLASMGSTASAINSLASTSTVDIYKRFINKQSTEHQDLFWSRMFTLFWGVFSIAVALYASKLGNLLEAVNILGSLFYGTILGIFIVAFYMKRVGGRAVFYAAILSEVIVFTIWKMDVIAFLWLNVIGCLSVMLLAYVAATMDRKKSYPIG
- a CDS encoding N-acetylmuramoyl-L-alanine amidase translates to MLFKNKIAFLTIFCFAVAVIGCKSKSSMAKKVLVAPIVSVKLDTVIKTVVVHDTIPKLSLGEHKVWTLEKAGLHNDVRQETAIHYDIRKPNYVIIHHTAQNSLNQTIRTFQVEHTKVSAHYVISRDGIIVQMLNDYVRGWHAGLSKWGSITDMNSISIGIELDNNGKETFPDAQIEALIQVLDTLKSNYGIPSSNFIGHADIAPARKNDPSVYFPWKRLADRGFGLWYNPSELVSAPDNFNPIDALKIIGYDTRNLKAAIVAFKRKFIVNDVSPELSVYDKSVLYNLYQKY
- a CDS encoding PIG-L family deacetylase, giving the protein MLKSILFTNVLICWVFLHHAHAQKATTSWNSALIKSKLEKLEVLGSVLYFAAHPDDENTKLIAWLAQEKHLRTGYLSLTRGDGGQNLIGTEQGIELGLIRTQELLAARKIDLGEQFFTSAFDFGFSKTSEETFNFWDKEQVLREAVWIIRKFRPDVIITRFPPDSRGGHGHHQASAILAKEAFLAAADPTRFPEQLKLVKPWQATRLLWNTYNFSSLNTINDSQMQIEIGQYNPLIGKSYGEISAESRSSHKSQGFGSAAQVGKAQEYFEFVAGKPAKKDIFEDIDQTWSRITDGRTISQKIKEINADYRVDSPDKSIPKLFEVLELVDKIDNPYWKEQKTNEIKDLILACAGIRIESIADSPHYSNGDAIKVTNEIIIRTDATPIQLTAINGQNISQSLESNTLMSFQSTFPAVSTTQPYWLNAPSSIGRFHFSDFNKTGEPENPDYPSVTFGLIIHGRAFSYTKPIQYKYTDPVRGEIYNPIAISPAITASLDQYVVLSQNNKAQQITLTFTNQSNTKDRTETVKPIINGNWQISPGDLELKFTESTAQISKEITIQALSKETRLDTLSFIFGSTNEKVKINREIHYEHIPTITWFPDLTIKVSNLQLDVPIKKIGYLVGAGDLIPESLKAIGISVDLLTEAQILHQNLSQYDAIIVGIRAFNVLKAMQKISPKILEYVKNGGTVLEQYNVNNKLLSNQFGPYPFRIGNSRVTDELAEVHFDEQNPVFNYPNKIVKADFDHWVQERGLYFAEDIDSHYQTPIKLQDKDEPLHKGSLLITNYGSGRFVYTSLSFFRQLPAGVPGAYRLFVNLLSKSK
- a CDS encoding O-methyltransferase — encoded protein: MDICNEQLESYLEHTCDDENSLLKSVNRETYLKETMPHMLSGHYQGRVLAMLSKLISPKTILEIGTFTGYATLCLAEGLSENGVLHTIDINAEQEERVQGYFDQSEYASQITYHIGDAAEVIPTIQGSFDLVFIDADKKRNHYYYELILDRVPSGGLILIDNVLWKGKVLDENPDNQTKQIIDLNEQLAQDQRIEKVLLPIRDGLFVLRKK